One window of the Brevundimonas goettingensis genome contains the following:
- the dndB gene encoding DNA sulfur modification protein DndB: MDDNSFTFTAIQGTQAGAAYYVIMVPLKVVPRLFKFDDESMPTELRAQRVLNKARVPTIAAYIANNAEEYILSSLCASIDGGMEFEPVASTGPLRKVGQLKVDMGAVILINDGQHRRAAIEEAVRDRPSLGDETLSVVVFPDKGLARSQQMFADLNIHAVRPTRSIKLLYDHRDDAAALSRKVVDAVPLFREFTCFDTASLSNRSIKLVTFSSVHQATAELIAGAVPAMKSPEEALDRAARFWSAVIAQMPDWQRVQTREVASGELRKNYVHAHGVALQAIARAGVQLIATHPDDWEARLGGLRRIDWSRSNKAVWDNRALVGGKVNRATNNVTLVANIIVQALDLPLSPDAARVEAMVAPIPVRAEAV; encoded by the coding sequence ATGGACGACAACTCTTTTACCTTTACAGCTATCCAAGGCACCCAAGCTGGCGCGGCCTACTATGTGATCATGGTGCCGCTCAAGGTCGTGCCGAGGCTTTTCAAATTCGACGACGAGTCGATGCCGACCGAGCTTCGGGCCCAGCGCGTCTTGAATAAGGCGCGGGTACCGACGATCGCCGCCTACATCGCCAACAATGCCGAGGAATATATCCTGTCATCCCTCTGCGCCTCGATCGACGGGGGCATGGAGTTTGAGCCTGTCGCGTCGACCGGCCCGCTTCGTAAGGTCGGACAGCTCAAGGTCGACATGGGCGCCGTGATCCTGATCAACGATGGCCAGCACCGGCGGGCGGCGATCGAGGAGGCGGTGCGCGACCGGCCGAGTTTGGGCGATGAAACCCTGTCTGTCGTAGTCTTCCCGGACAAGGGCCTTGCACGCTCTCAGCAGATGTTCGCCGACCTCAACATCCATGCTGTCCGGCCCACCCGTTCGATCAAGCTGCTCTACGATCACCGCGATGATGCGGCGGCCCTGAGCCGTAAGGTCGTCGATGCGGTGCCGTTGTTCCGGGAGTTCACCTGTTTCGACACGGCCAGTCTGTCGAACCGGTCCATCAAGCTGGTCACCTTCAGTTCCGTGCATCAGGCGACCGCAGAGCTGATCGCCGGAGCGGTCCCGGCCATGAAGAGCCCAGAAGAAGCCCTCGATCGCGCGGCGCGTTTCTGGTCGGCTGTCATCGCTCAGATGCCGGATTGGCAAAGAGTCCAGACGCGCGAGGTCGCTTCTGGTGAGTTGCGCAAGAACTATGTCCACGCGCACGGGGTCGCCCTTCAGGCCATTGCGCGCGCCGGCGTCCAGTTGATCGCAACCCATCCGGACGACTGGGAGGCCCGCCTTGGAGGGCTTCGCAGGATCGACTGGTCGCGCAGCAACAAGGCGGTCTGGGACAATCGCGCGCTCGTTGGCGGAAAGGTCAATCGCGCGACCAACAACGTCACCCTGGTCGCCAATATCATCGTCCAGGCGCTCGATCTGCCCCTATCGCCGGACGCGGCCCGGGTCGAGGCCATGGTCGCGCCGATCCCCGTCCGCGCGGAGGCGGTCTGA
- a CDS encoding HNH endonuclease: MTELFSELTRHGSMELQVIVGPDTSDAYVSLRRFLDEAMSMSHIYQPVMIRTLLAQGGSASRREIAIAFLNADLGQIEYYEQIVRRYPHATLKSHGIISAGRATYCLNDPVSSMSDAERSALIDLCDTKVAEYIDRRRNKIWAHRTGQLDPVSGSLRYRIIARARGRCEACGAGATETTLHVDHIIPRSLGGSNDPFNLQALCSTCNIEKLNHDDTDFRSAQAAYSHREAGCSTCEADDAELPSNTLAKVVLRSANQIVLAPKRHARNYLDLGQAELNALRMLETSEADRIGKARVAGLRIPDPMGEHCLVHIDLSSVQR, encoded by the coding sequence ATGACCGAGCTCTTTTCCGAGCTGACGCGGCATGGATCCATGGAGCTTCAAGTGATTGTCGGGCCAGACACAAGTGACGCCTATGTAAGCCTGCGACGCTTCCTCGACGAAGCCATGAGCATGAGCCACATCTATCAACCCGTGATGATCAGAACGCTTCTGGCCCAGGGCGGGTCGGCGTCTAGGCGGGAGATCGCGATTGCCTTCCTAAACGCCGATCTCGGTCAGATCGAGTATTACGAACAAATCGTCCGTCGATATCCGCATGCCACTCTGAAGAGCCACGGGATCATCTCCGCTGGGCGCGCCACCTACTGCCTCAACGATCCAGTCTCATCGATGTCAGACGCTGAACGATCCGCCCTCATCGACCTGTGCGATACCAAAGTCGCGGAATACATAGACCGTCGCCGGAACAAGATCTGGGCACACCGGACCGGCCAGCTTGATCCGGTCTCCGGCTCCCTACGATATCGGATCATCGCACGCGCCCGAGGACGATGCGAGGCTTGCGGCGCGGGCGCCACCGAGACGACGCTGCATGTGGATCACATCATTCCGCGGTCGCTCGGGGGATCAAACGACCCCTTCAACCTTCAGGCGCTTTGCAGCACCTGCAACATCGAAAAGCTGAACCACGATGACACAGACTTCCGAAGCGCCCAGGCCGCCTACAGCCATCGTGAGGCGGGCTGCTCAACCTGCGAGGCAGATGACGCCGAGCTGCCGTCCAATACCCTGGCGAAGGTCGTCCTGCGATCGGCAAACCAGATTGTGCTCGCCCCGAAGCGCCATGCGCGAAATTATCTCGACCTCGGGCAAGCCGAACTGAATGCCCTGCGAATGCTGGAGACGTCGGAAGCGGACCGTATCGGTAAGGCTCGTGTCGCCGGTCTTCGCATTCCCGATCCGATGGGCGAGCACTGTCTCGTGCACATCGATCTGTCTTCTGTGCAGCGCTAG
- a CDS encoding class I SAM-dependent methyltransferase, translating into MSFPPQPQQTAAQAAAPAINAPEQLAAYQQNAETFRSLNQLMWQIPLIAMTLTGGLWFGVAKADTSLALQLCLLGLAAAGNVGLIVVLFRLRYIMGQYLEWAENYNPAGHVAARGSSLLTRPTAVRTTFQFMLGMAAVISVGLMGLSAKQHGWWAQSAGERAIAYYDRHAETLADNYESLTFEQTHPELDKWLRDGKQRSILDVGAGTGRDAAAMQALGHDVVAVEPADKMRALARRLHPSAKIRWIDTTLPDIAAVPRPTAGYDLVILSAVWMHVEKDDRVKALERLSSLLNAKGRLYITLRLGPADGERGIHAVSREALSTEAAAAGLEITSVTSAPDLLGRTDVRWETAVLEHRN; encoded by the coding sequence ATGTCTTTCCCGCCCCAGCCCCAGCAAACAGCCGCGCAGGCCGCCGCCCCAGCAATCAACGCGCCGGAGCAGCTAGCCGCGTATCAGCAGAATGCTGAGACGTTTCGCTCCCTCAATCAGCTGATGTGGCAGATCCCGCTGATCGCGATGACTCTAACGGGCGGGCTTTGGTTTGGCGTGGCGAAGGCCGACACCTCACTCGCGCTTCAGCTCTGTCTGCTTGGCTTGGCCGCCGCCGGCAATGTCGGCCTGATCGTGGTGCTTTTCCGCCTCCGCTACATCATGGGTCAGTACCTAGAGTGGGCGGAGAACTACAACCCAGCCGGCCATGTCGCCGCGAGAGGCAGCTCTCTCCTCACCCGGCCAACAGCGGTCAGGACGACGTTTCAATTCATGCTAGGGATGGCGGCAGTGATCAGTGTGGGCCTCATGGGTTTATCGGCGAAACAGCATGGTTGGTGGGCGCAGTCGGCGGGCGAGCGGGCGATCGCCTATTACGACCGTCACGCCGAAACACTCGCCGACAACTACGAGAGCCTAACCTTCGAACAAACGCACCCAGAGCTGGACAAATGGCTCCGCGATGGGAAGCAGCGCAGCATTCTGGATGTTGGCGCCGGGACAGGGCGCGACGCCGCAGCCATGCAGGCATTAGGGCATGACGTTGTGGCCGTGGAACCGGCCGACAAGATGCGCGCCTTGGCCAGGCGCCTACACCCGTCTGCGAAAATCCGCTGGATCGATACCACCCTGCCCGACATCGCTGCCGTTCCACGGCCCACGGCGGGCTACGACCTCGTTATTCTCAGTGCGGTGTGGATGCATGTGGAGAAGGACGATCGGGTCAAAGCCCTTGAGCGCCTCAGCAGCCTGCTTAATGCGAAGGGCCGCCTCTACATCACGCTTCGCCTTGGACCGGCCGATGGTGAGAGGGGCATTCATGCCGTTTCGCGAGAGGCGCTCTCAACGGAGGCTGCAGCAGCCGGCTTGGAGATCACTAGCGTGACCAGCGCGCCAGACCTTCTGGGCCGGACCGATGTGCGTTGGGAAACGGCGGTGTTGGAACATCGCAACTAG
- a CDS encoding DGQHR domain-containing protein, translating to MNTSYFPGLRGRMGDWAFYSVLMTLGQVAEKVTYADKLHQSVKLSDMIQRELNRKRGAAISKYLENNEDRFFNSLVVAVYGGDPQWLPFENVKPIVKDFEPEYLTNTAAYSLGYLSFNSEEKIFALDGQHRLAGIKKAVSEKPDLANDEVSVLIVAHHSTPAGLQRSRKLFTTLNKSAKAVKKSEIIALDEADVMAIVTRDLVENSPLFGSDRILFKGSSNLPADDVEHITTIENLYDVLTILFSKVRESESLEKLKYYRPEDDELKSYIEWTDNFLRLVGQNFPEFGKYINGTDDTTTLTKNRQDGSGHVLFRPVGLLILADLLSKLAPKMGLEAALSLCSKLPMELGDQPFKDVVWMSATGKMNPGKRAISRRLLLHMLDLEPKPDDLRRRYAALFGLEPNEVELPPKLKLSQS from the coding sequence ATGAACACGTCCTACTTTCCCGGACTGCGCGGACGAATGGGCGATTGGGCTTTCTACTCAGTCTTGATGACGCTTGGACAAGTCGCCGAGAAGGTGACTTATGCAGATAAGCTTCACCAGAGCGTGAAACTGTCTGACATGATTCAGCGGGAGCTCAATAGAAAACGCGGAGCAGCGATTTCGAAATATCTAGAGAATAATGAAGACCGCTTTTTTAACTCACTTGTAGTAGCCGTTTACGGTGGTGACCCGCAATGGCTTCCGTTTGAGAACGTGAAGCCCATTGTGAAAGATTTCGAACCGGAATATTTGACAAATACAGCCGCCTACAGCTTGGGATATCTGTCCTTCAACAGCGAAGAGAAGATTTTTGCTCTAGACGGACAACACCGCCTAGCGGGAATTAAAAAGGCGGTCTCTGAAAAGCCCGATCTCGCAAACGACGAAGTTTCAGTTCTGATCGTCGCTCACCATAGCACGCCTGCAGGGCTTCAAAGATCTAGGAAGCTTTTCACGACTTTGAACAAATCTGCGAAGGCAGTTAAAAAGAGCGAAATTATCGCGCTAGACGAGGCTGACGTTATGGCAATCGTTACGCGGGACCTTGTTGAAAACAGCCCTCTGTTCGGTTCGGACAGAATTCTGTTCAAAGGAAGTTCTAATTTACCGGCTGATGACGTCGAACACATCACGACCATAGAGAACCTCTATGATGTTCTTACAATTTTGTTCTCAAAAGTCAGAGAATCAGAATCGCTGGAGAAGCTGAAGTATTATAGGCCCGAAGACGATGAACTTAAGTCTTACATTGAATGGACGGACAATTTCCTGCGTCTGGTAGGTCAAAATTTCCCCGAGTTCGGAAAATACATCAATGGCACGGATGACACCACGACACTGACGAAAAACCGGCAGGACGGCTCGGGACACGTCCTTTTCAGACCAGTGGGTCTTCTCATTTTGGCCGACCTGCTCTCCAAACTCGCCCCCAAGATGGGCCTTGAGGCAGCGCTCTCACTGTGCAGCAAGTTGCCCATGGAACTAGGCGACCAACCTTTTAAAGATGTCGTTTGGATGAGCGCAACGGGTAAGATGAACCCCGGCAAAAGGGCCATATCCCGGCGACTGCTCTTGCACATGCTGGATCTTGAGCCCAAGCCTGACGATCTTCGTCGTCGATATGCAGCTTTGTTTGGGCTCGAGCCAAATGAGGTCGAGCTTCCGCCAAAGCTGAAACTCAGCCAAAGCTAA
- a CDS encoding nucleotidyltransferase and HEPN domain-containing protein, which produces MKRDIDHLPDKQQAELARIRTTLLTEFDASIAGGTQTWRKHGKILKIILFGSYARNDWVDEPENGYLSDFDLLIIVSNEKLTDIADYWYVAEDKILHDAAIGRTVNIIVHDLAEVNAAIGRGEYFWTDIVRDGVVLYELPGHPLATPQPLSRIDALAMADRYFAAKQVDLNSWLEDAERWLERSAEGVHARKRAAFHLHQAVETAYICILLVHTFYFPRSHNIKFLRSLAEDVDKTLVQAWPRATKHDRRLFETLKRAYVEARYSDQYDLPEHELRALYDAAQGLAVLVERSSKARLAAIRAVDA; this is translated from the coding sequence ATGAAGCGTGACATCGATCATCTGCCCGACAAGCAACAGGCCGAGCTCGCTCGCATCCGCACGACGCTACTGACCGAATTCGACGCCTCTATCGCTGGCGGTACTCAGACCTGGCGCAAGCACGGCAAAATCCTGAAGATCATACTGTTCGGATCGTACGCCCGTAACGATTGGGTCGATGAGCCGGAGAACGGCTACCTATCGGACTTCGACCTGCTGATCATCGTCAGCAACGAGAAGCTGACTGATATCGCCGACTATTGGTACGTCGCCGAAGACAAGATTCTTCACGACGCCGCCATCGGCCGAACGGTCAACATCATCGTGCACGACCTGGCGGAGGTGAACGCTGCCATCGGCCGCGGCGAGTACTTCTGGACCGACATCGTCCGCGACGGCGTCGTGCTTTACGAGCTCCCAGGTCATCCGTTAGCCACGCCGCAGCCACTGTCTCGGATTGATGCGCTTGCTATGGCCGACCGGTACTTCGCGGCCAAACAGGTAGATCTGAATTCTTGGCTCGAGGATGCCGAAAGGTGGCTTGAGCGTTCAGCCGAAGGGGTGCATGCGCGGAAGCGCGCGGCGTTTCATCTGCATCAGGCAGTGGAGACTGCCTACATCTGCATCTTGTTGGTCCATACGTTCTACTTTCCCCGGTCGCACAACATCAAGTTTCTCCGGTCGCTGGCTGAAGACGTGGACAAGACCCTCGTTCAAGCCTGGCCAAGGGCCACGAAGCACGATAGGCGCCTCTTCGAGACCCTCAAGCGGGCGTACGTGGAAGCACGATACTCTGACCAGTACGACCTGCCCGAGCACGAGCTGCGTGCGCTTTATGACGCAGCGCAGGGGCTTGCTGTACTTGTAGAGCGCTCAAGTAAAGCGCGGCTGGCTGCCATTCGCGCAGTTGATGCCTAG
- a CDS encoding site-specific integrase: protein MASIRRQKSGRWRVQVRRKGRALSETFVRYEDAKIWAVEAEREIDRGESPRKSRISKLTTFGDLIDLHIADMKEVGKAPGRSKDATLKMLKRVLGKRKIVELDRDRFIDFGKTRAGEGAGPVTLSIDIGIIKLVLQHAAAVHGMRVSVEAVDLARYALKRLGLVGKGTERDRRPTDGELAKLIAYFDDNPRQGIPMSRIVKFAIATAMRQEEIFRVSWDDLNTRTKMLTIRDRKDPRQKKGNDQRIPLLSVSGFDGLALVEEQRALRNNQDARIFPFNHRSAGAAFTRACRKLEIDDLHFHDLRHEGTSRLFEAGFAIQQVALVTGHRDWKMLRRYTHLKPEGLHAIAATLAA from the coding sequence GCCCTCAGCGAGACTTTCGTTCGGTATGAGGACGCCAAGATTTGGGCCGTCGAAGCCGAGCGCGAAATCGATCGCGGAGAGTCTCCGCGCAAGTCCCGGATTTCTAAACTCACGACCTTCGGGGATCTAATCGACCTGCACATCGCCGACATGAAAGAGGTTGGCAAGGCGCCCGGTCGTTCAAAGGACGCCACGCTCAAGATGCTGAAGCGGGTGCTCGGCAAGCGCAAGATCGTCGAGCTCGATCGGGACCGCTTCATCGACTTCGGCAAGACGCGAGCCGGCGAGGGCGCGGGGCCTGTCACCCTCTCCATCGATATCGGCATCATCAAACTGGTGCTCCAGCACGCAGCTGCGGTCCACGGGATGCGGGTTTCGGTCGAAGCCGTCGACCTTGCCCGCTATGCGCTCAAGAGACTGGGCCTCGTTGGCAAGGGGACAGAGCGGGACCGGCGGCCGACGGACGGCGAGTTGGCCAAACTGATCGCCTACTTCGACGACAATCCCCGGCAGGGGATACCCATGAGCCGGATCGTCAAGTTCGCCATTGCGACTGCGATGCGCCAGGAGGAGATCTTCCGGGTGTCGTGGGACGACCTCAACACGCGAACCAAGATGCTGACGATCCGAGATCGCAAAGATCCCCGTCAGAAGAAGGGCAACGACCAGCGCATCCCCCTGCTATCGGTCTCAGGCTTTGACGGCCTAGCCTTGGTGGAAGAGCAGCGGGCGCTCAGGAACAACCAGGATGCTCGCATCTTTCCTTTCAATCATCGATCCGCAGGCGCAGCGTTTACGCGCGCCTGCCGTAAGCTCGAGATCGACGATCTCCACTTCCATGACCTCCGCCACGAGGGAACGAGCCGGCTGTTCGAAGCGGGCTTCGCAATCCAGCAGGTCGCGCTGGTGACCGGGCACAGGGACTGGAAGATGCTAAGGCGGTATACGCACCTTAAGCCGGAAGGCCTGCACGCGATTGCTGCGACGCTGGCGGCATGA